A region of the Trueperaceae bacterium genome:
CGCCTTCGACCTGGTCCTGACGCCGGAGAAGCCGGCGTCGCTGCACGGCGAACGCCCCGGCATCCAGACGATGGGGCCGGGCGGCGTCAGCTACTACGTGTCGCACACCCGCATGGCGGTCGAGGGCACCGTCGCGCCGCACCGCGTGGTGCCCCTCGCGTGGCGGGCCGAACCGGTCACCGGGGAGGCGTGGTTCGACCACCAGTGGGGCGACTTCCGCATCGACGCGTTCGCCGGCTGGGATTGGTTCGCGATGCAGTTCGACGACGGCACCGAAGCGATGCTGTACCTCATCCGCGACGAGGACGGCACCTACCAGACGGTCGCGGGCAGCGTGATCGACGCGGACGGCGCCACGACGTACCTCACGCAGGACGACGTGGCGATCGAGCCGACCGGCGCGTCGTGGACGAGCGACGCGACGGGGGCGACGTACCCCGTCGCGTGGGACGTGCGCGTCCCCGACCACGACGTCGACGTGCGCGTCACCCCCCGCATCCTGGACAGCGAAATGGATACCCGCGCCACGACCGGCATCGTCTACTGGGAGGGCGCCGTGACGGTCGAAGGGTCGCGCACCGGGCGGGGCTTCGTGGAGCTCACGAACTACGACCGGTACCCCTTCGCGCCCGGCGACTGACGGCCCGCCGGGCCGCCCCCCCTCAGGGCGCCCCGGCCCGCCCGCGCATCGCGCCGTAGTGCTGCCACAGGACCCGCGCGGCCACCGCCCGCCACGGGGCCCACGCCTGGGCGAGGGTACGCAGGTCCCCCTCGCTCGGGCGGGCCGGGAGCGCGAACAGGTCGCGCGCCCCCTCGCGCAACGCCAGGTCGCCGGCCGCGAACACGTCCGCGCGGAGCAGCGCGAACGTCGCGTAGATCTCCGCCGTCCAGCGCCCGATGCCGGGCAGCGCCACCAGGGCCGCGACGACGTCCTCGGTCGGCGCGGTCCGGAGCGCGGCGTAGTCGAGGTCGGCGTCGGCGATGCCGCGCAGGTAGCGGATCTTCGGTCGGCTGACGCCCGCCGCGCGCAGCGCGTCGTCGTCCGCCGCGCGGATCGCGTTCGGCGTCGTGAGGCCGGCCGCGTCGAGCCGCCCCTGGAT
Encoded here:
- a CDS encoding DNA-3-methyladenine glycosylase 2 family protein: MPASDPPDAPHDPDAHAPTPPRGPAGEAVLGDEAALAAGVGALGAREPRFAAAVEAAGPPPLRARPDGFQALLRSVVSQQLSVAAAATIQGRLDAAGLTTPNAIRAADDDALRAAGVSRPKIRYLRGIADADLDYAALRTAPTEDVVAALVALPGIGRWTAEIYATFALLRADVFAAGDLALREGARDLFALPARPSEGDLRTLAQAWAPWRAVAARVLWQHYGAMRGRAGAP
- a CDS encoding lipocalin family protein, giving the protein MRHTTALPLLLAAGAALLLAGCTPALGPQESVYDAPYPVRDVELPADDAAHDAPFEWWYWVGHLETADGRELAFQLTFFEAFAPPEIRVAGIPSNWWIEKEMVAHAALHDLEAGTHAKAQRGVPWDGEASRVELDVSMNDWRAVRSADGVSHHLTFTVGGSAFDLVLTPEKPASLHGERPGIQTMGPGGVSYYVSHTRMAVEGTVAPHRVVPLAWRAEPVTGEAWFDHQWGDFRIDAFAGWDWFAMQFDDGTEAMLYLIRDEDGTYQTVAGSVIDADGATTYLTQDDVAIEPTGASWTSDATGATYPVAWDVRVPDHDVDVRVTPRILDSEMDTRATTGIVYWEGAVTVEGSRTGRGFVELTNYDRYPFAPGD